A portion of the Actomonas aquatica genome contains these proteins:
- a CDS encoding LacI family DNA-binding transcriptional regulator, which produces MSVRKKARVSQQSIAKELGVSQALVSLTLNGQRDRIHPETYQRIWDYAMKAGYKPKGIRLEDTPDDIRTRQIGIILRAGVNLHTQGSYFNHVLHGLNDQLLDDGYTGALLGSEDSMTPARLAQLFGAGHAIKGVVLLGEVGDAFLEQLREHTTHIVAVSARHTGFCHSVLGNEPQALKSLVDHLRELGHQRVGWLGGNAGLSRHENRLNALRSALKLAGLTLDPRYVVKRAEGDRAEGNEAMLSLMPLRRRKDFPTAFVTYNLQMALGAAGVLEREGLHVPADVSLAAADYSATATKASPSITAAGCDPEDLGREAARLALSRGGDNSGAYHDLVLSSRLFVGESTGLPAR; this is translated from the coding sequence ATGTCCGTGCGTAAAAAGGCCCGCGTTTCCCAACAGAGCATCGCCAAGGAGCTGGGTGTGTCCCAGGCCTTGGTCTCGCTCACCCTGAACGGACAGCGTGATCGGATCCATCCGGAGACCTATCAGCGCATCTGGGATTACGCCATGAAGGCGGGTTACAAACCCAAGGGTATTCGCCTCGAGGATACGCCGGACGACATCCGCACGCGCCAGATCGGCATCATTCTGCGTGCCGGTGTGAACCTCCACACCCAGGGCAGCTACTTCAACCACGTGTTGCACGGTCTCAACGACCAGTTGCTCGACGACGGCTACACCGGCGCCCTGCTCGGTTCGGAAGACAGCATGACGCCCGCCCGTCTGGCTCAGCTTTTCGGCGCCGGCCACGCCATCAAAGGGGTCGTGCTCCTCGGTGAGGTCGGCGACGCCTTCCTCGAGCAGCTCCGCGAGCACACCACGCACATCGTCGCGGTTTCCGCCCGTCACACCGGCTTTTGCCATTCGGTGCTGGGCAATGAACCGCAGGCCTTGAAGTCCCTCGTGGACCATCTGCGCGAGCTCGGCCACCAACGCGTCGGCTGGCTCGGCGGCAACGCCGGCCTCTCCCGCCACGAAAACCGCCTCAACGCCCTGCGCTCCGCCCTCAAGTTGGCCGGGCTCACCCTCGATCCGCGCTACGTCGTCAAGCGCGCCGAAGGTGATCGTGCCGAAGGCAACGAAGCCATGCTCAGCCTCATGCCACTGCGCCGCCGCAAGGATTTCCCCACCGCCTTCGTCACCTACAACCTGCAGATGGCCCTCGGCGCCGCCGGCGTGTTGGAACGCGAAGGTCTGCACGTGCCGGCCGACGTCAGTCTCGCCGCCGCCGACTACTCCGCCACCGCCACCAAAGCCTCCCCGAGCATCACCGCCGCCGGTTGTGATCCGGAAGACCTGGGTCGCGAAGCCGCCCGCCTGGCCCTCTCTCGCGGCGGCGACAACTCCGGTGCCTACCACGACTTGGTGCTCAGCTCCCGGCTGTTCGTGGGCGAGTCCACCGGCCTGCCGGCCCGCTGA
- a CDS encoding chondroitinase-B domain-containing protein produces the protein MNPFRFLTVTRPARRTSFLTSALIGTMTASLLPAVTYFESNFESDTVGEIPSSSAAISPFANNATNGIIVVGTGSTPAAISGNQSAYFYDLSTEATTRWFYELNSGTNVDNLQVDLDFRPGYAPADPENDEVRFILSAGRAGQSLPNSDFRPFEVRLVNNGKIIARSAEGTATIITIDPATTHHLTLLINSHDSTAASYADSGFGASSVPANSFLVAVDNAVIGTYTFIQTPDPTNAPEIDFYAENNDLGQFGFFQDTAREGGLIVDNLVLQSFAGTTTPTLNAPSGLSAAAASSSSIQLSWTDNAANEEGFLLERRTGSDAFATIATLSADTTSYTDTGLTPETTYDYRVSATATGFDHATSATASATTSAVAPLTDPYYSNNFESDTVGERPAGDYYGSPGSNTASNGFNVVGTGSTPAAIDGTKSLHLFDAAPDAVTRWFFPFANDTNLSAVRVDVDFRRTAAPADPEDGNQRFGIALGRAGVDLANSDFRPFEVRLFQNGNVGINYIEGSSTVGTYPADATNRLTLLVNSHDSSAAAFSGTALGTGSVAPNTVQVYINNELIGAYLFHQTPDPTNAPEVDFYASNDDLGQIGFYADSSRLFDMIIDNVLIQSLNGSETLGSGVVVPTLNAPTGVAATTASSTAINLTWTDAADNESGYIVERRTGSGDFTTIATLAANSNSFSDTGLTAATTYDYRVSATADGFDPASAAIVSATTSASGTLTDPYYSNNFETDTVGERPAGDYYGSPGSDTATNGFHVVGTGSTPAAIDGDQSLYFFDQAADAVTRWFFPFAGGANLSNARVDFDFRRTYTPTDPEDSNQRLAFTLGRAGEDVHNSDFRPFEFRVHQNGNLAINGVDGSTTIGSYNPAVTNHVTLLVNSHDTNAVAFAGTALGSGSVATNSVAVFLNNVFIGTYLFHQTPDPTNAPQVDFYASNNDLGQMGIYADSSRQAGFVIDNVLIQSLNGSETLGTGGNTGGGGGGDPVVVAPTVGAIDAPAAVTAGEDASITVTPEGTGPFTYQWYEGESGDTATPIAGATGATLDLTALDATTSVWLRVTNTAGSADTDTITITATPRDEVIVTTIAELDAALTAAVPGRTILLAAGTWTDTVIRLHGTGTATQPITVGAVTPGETILQGGSRAELSGEYLVLRDLVFRDSYTGNDDEIIQFRRSDGTPAHHSRVTNVTIEDYYPAAGTKVYYVSVFGTNNRIDHNTFIGHDVPGVTVVVWFDGVPVNHRIDHNRFADRIYGGGENGWESIRIGDSSSTQIDANCIVEYNTFDHVDGEVEIISNKTHANTYRYNTFFESRGTLTLRHGDRCIVEGNRFLGGNREAAGGVRVIGADHRIINNHFENLQPDSMGAVAVYAGQTNPSSDGYPAAHRAIIAHNTFINIDGPSIELGTGEGSRDRDVLPIGGEIANNLFAHTTSTTQALITGPAIAQQTWGHNLYRDGDASGLPTGALTAAALTFTYDETLGWYRTATDSPARDAAGALSIPVSRDLFGQPRDASPDLGAEELPTSTGGSGGNPGTGNPGTGNPNPNEPTEAVSIRNYSARGSSGSGDQLLINGIVIGGTESKSLLIRAVGPGLAHFGVSDLMTTPELVVHTVDGAVLARNAGWEESDAAGITTASAATGAFALRAGERDAALVVELAPGAYTSHVTANGGSTGNVLLETYDLTPGTGRLLNQSIRGTIGTGDATLMGGFAVHGATSRRVLIRCAGPGLLQFGVNAPAADPAIVVYDSQGNEVGRNDNWSAGANATSVAEAIAASGAFTFAAGSSDAAIVLTLPPGTYTYHANAASGTPGVAIIEAYLLED, from the coding sequence ATGAATCCGTTCCGTTTCCTCACCGTCACCCGCCCCGCCCGCCGCACCTCGTTTCTGACCAGTGCGTTAATCGGCACAATGACCGCCTCCCTCCTGCCTGCGGTCACTTATTTCGAAAGCAATTTCGAATCCGACACCGTGGGTGAGATTCCCAGCAGCAGCGCCGCCATCTCGCCTTTCGCCAACAACGCCACCAACGGCATCATCGTCGTCGGCACCGGCTCCACCCCGGCCGCCATCAGCGGCAATCAATCCGCTTACTTTTACGATCTCTCTACGGAAGCCACCACCCGCTGGTTCTACGAGCTCAACAGCGGCACCAACGTCGACAACCTCCAGGTCGATCTCGACTTCCGCCCCGGCTACGCCCCCGCCGATCCCGAGAACGACGAGGTGCGTTTCATTCTCTCCGCCGGTCGCGCCGGTCAGTCCCTGCCCAACTCCGACTTCCGCCCCTTCGAGGTGCGCCTCGTCAACAACGGCAAGATCATCGCCCGCTCCGCCGAAGGCACCGCCACGATCATCACCATCGATCCCGCCACCACGCACCACCTGACCCTGCTCATCAATTCCCACGACAGCACCGCCGCCAGCTACGCCGATAGCGGTTTCGGCGCCAGCTCCGTGCCCGCCAACTCCTTCCTCGTCGCCGTCGATAATGCCGTCATCGGCACCTACACCTTCATCCAGACGCCCGATCCCACCAACGCGCCTGAGATCGATTTCTACGCCGAAAACAACGACCTCGGTCAATTCGGCTTCTTCCAGGACACCGCCCGCGAGGGCGGTCTCATCGTCGACAACCTCGTCCTCCAGTCCTTCGCCGGCACCACCACGCCGACGCTCAACGCTCCCTCCGGTCTCTCCGCCGCCGCGGCCTCCAGCTCCAGTATCCAACTTTCTTGGACGGACAACGCCGCCAACGAAGAGGGCTTCCTCCTCGAACGCCGCACCGGCAGCGACGCCTTTGCCACGATCGCCACGCTCTCCGCCGACACCACCAGCTACACCGACACCGGCCTCACGCCCGAGACGACCTATGACTACCGCGTGAGCGCCACCGCCACCGGCTTCGACCACGCCACCTCCGCCACCGCCTCGGCCACCACAAGCGCTGTCGCCCCGCTCACGGATCCGTATTACAGCAACAACTTCGAATCCGACACCGTCGGCGAGCGCCCGGCCGGCGACTACTACGGCTCCCCCGGCTCCAACACCGCCTCCAACGGCTTCAACGTCGTCGGCACCGGCTCCACGCCCGCCGCCATCGACGGCACCAAGTCGCTGCACCTCTTCGACGCCGCCCCCGATGCCGTCACCCGTTGGTTCTTCCCCTTCGCCAACGACACCAACCTCTCCGCCGTGCGCGTCGACGTCGACTTCCGCCGCACTGCCGCCCCCGCCGATCCCGAGGACGGCAACCAGCGCTTCGGCATCGCCCTCGGCCGCGCCGGCGTCGACCTCGCCAACTCCGACTTCCGCCCCTTCGAGGTGCGCCTCTTCCAAAACGGCAACGTCGGCATCAACTACATCGAGGGCAGCTCCACCGTCGGCACCTACCCGGCCGACGCCACCAACCGCCTCACCCTGCTGGTCAACTCCCACGACTCCAGCGCCGCCGCCTTCTCCGGCACGGCTCTCGGCACCGGCTCCGTCGCGCCCAACACCGTGCAGGTTTATATCAACAACGAGCTCATCGGCGCCTACCTCTTCCACCAGACGCCCGACCCCACCAACGCTCCCGAGGTCGATTTCTACGCCAGCAATGACGACCTCGGCCAGATCGGCTTCTACGCCGACTCCTCCCGCCTGTTCGACATGATCATCGACAACGTGCTCATCCAGTCGCTCAACGGCTCCGAGACCCTCGGCTCCGGCGTGGTCGTGCCCACTCTCAACGCGCCCACCGGCGTCGCCGCCACCACCGCCAGCAGCACCGCCATCAACCTCACCTGGACCGACGCCGCCGACAACGAGTCCGGCTACATCGTCGAGCGGCGCACCGGCTCGGGCGACTTCACCACCATCGCCACCCTCGCCGCCAACAGTAACAGCTTTTCGGATACCGGCCTCACCGCCGCCACCACCTACGACTACCGCGTGAGCGCCACCGCCGACGGCTTTGACCCCGCCAGCGCTGCCATCGTTTCCGCCACCACCAGCGCGAGCGGCACCCTCACCGATCCCTACTACAGCAACAACTTCGAGACCGACACCGTCGGCGAGCGCCCCGCCGGCGACTACTACGGCTCCCCCGGCTCCGATACCGCCACCAACGGCTTCCACGTCGTCGGCACCGGCTCCACGCCCGCCGCCATCGACGGCGACCAGTCCCTCTACTTCTTCGACCAGGCCGCCGACGCCGTCACCCGTTGGTTCTTCCCCTTTGCCGGCGGCGCCAACCTCTCAAACGCCCGCGTCGATTTTGACTTCCGCCGCACCTACACGCCGACCGATCCCGAGGACAGCAATCAGCGCCTCGCCTTCACCCTCGGCCGCGCCGGCGAAGACGTGCACAACTCCGACTTCCGTCCCTTCGAGTTCCGTGTGCACCAGAACGGCAACCTCGCCATCAACGGCGTGGACGGCAGCACCACCATCGGTTCCTACAACCCGGCCGTCACCAACCACGTCACCCTGCTGGTCAACTCCCACGATACCAACGCCGTGGCCTTCGCCGGCACCGCCCTCGGTTCCGGTTCCGTCGCGACCAACTCCGTCGCCGTCTTCCTCAACAACGTCTTCATCGGCACCTACCTCTTCCACCAGACGCCCGATCCCACCAACGCGCCACAGGTCGATTTCTACGCCAGCAACAACGACCTCGGCCAGATGGGTATCTACGCCGACTCCTCCCGCCAAGCCGGCTTCGTCATCGACAACGTCCTCATCCAGTCGCTCAACGGCAGCGAAACCCTCGGCACCGGCGGCAACACCGGCGGTGGTGGTGGCGGCGACCCGGTCGTGGTCGCGCCCACCGTCGGCGCCATCGATGCCCCCGCGGCCGTGACCGCCGGCGAGGACGCCAGTATCACCGTTACGCCCGAAGGCACCGGCCCCTTCACCTACCAATGGTATGAGGGTGAATCCGGCGACACCGCCACCCCCATCGCCGGAGCCACTGGCGCCACCCTCGATCTCACCGCCCTCGACGCCACCACCTCCGTCTGGCTGCGCGTCACCAATACCGCCGGTAGTGCCGATACGGATACCATCACCATCACCGCCACGCCGCGTGATGAGGTGATCGTCACCACCATCGCCGAGCTCGACGCCGCGCTCACCGCCGCCGTGCCCGGCCGCACCATCCTGCTCGCCGCCGGCACCTGGACCGACACCGTCATCCGCCTCCACGGCACCGGCACCGCCACTCAGCCCATCACCGTGGGCGCGGTCACGCCCGGCGAGACCATCCTGCAGGGCGGCTCCCGCGCCGAGCTTTCCGGCGAATACCTCGTGCTGCGTGACCTCGTTTTCCGCGACAGCTACACCGGCAACGACGACGAGATCATCCAATTCCGCCGCAGCGACGGCACGCCCGCGCACCACTCCCGGGTGACCAACGTCACCATCGAGGACTACTACCCGGCCGCCGGCACCAAGGTCTACTACGTCTCCGTCTTCGGCACCAATAACCGCATCGATCACAATACCTTCATCGGCCACGACGTGCCCGGCGTCACCGTGGTGGTTTGGTTCGACGGCGTGCCGGTGAACCACCGCATCGATCACAACCGCTTCGCCGATCGCATCTACGGCGGCGGGGAAAACGGTTGGGAAAGCATCCGCATCGGCGACAGCTCCTCCACCCAGATCGACGCCAACTGTATCGTGGAATACAATACGTTCGACCACGTTGATGGTGAGGTGGAGATCATCTCCAACAAGACCCACGCCAACACCTACCGCTACAACACCTTCTTCGAATCCCGCGGCACCCTCACCCTGCGCCACGGCGACCGTTGCATCGTCGAGGGCAACCGCTTCCTCGGCGGTAACCGCGAAGCCGCCGGCGGCGTGCGCGTCATCGGCGCCGACCATCGCATCATCAACAATCACTTCGAGAACCTGCAGCCCGACAGCATGGGTGCCGTCGCCGTCTACGCCGGCCAGACCAATCCCTCCTCCGACGGTTACCCCGCCGCCCACCGCGCCATCATCGCCCACAATACCTTCATCAATATCGACGGCCCCAGCATAGAGCTCGGCACCGGCGAGGGCTCCCGCGATCGCGACGTGCTGCCCATCGGCGGCGAGATTGCCAACAACCTCTTCGCCCACACCACCAGCACCACACAGGCGCTCATCACCGGCCCCGCCATCGCGCAGCAGACGTGGGGACACAACCTCTACCGCGACGGCGACGCCAGCGGCCTGCCGACCGGCGCGCTCACCGCGGCCGCGCTCACCTTCACCTACGACGAGACCCTCGGTTGGTATCGCACCGCGACCGATTCCCCCGCCCGTGACGCCGCCGGTGCCCTCTCCATCCCGGTGAGCCGCGACCTCTTCGGCCAGCCGCGCGACGCGTCGCCCGACCTCGGTGCCGAAGAACTGCCGACCTCCACCGGTGGCAGCGGCGGCAACCCCGGCACCGGCAACCCGGGCACGGGCAATCCCAACCCCAACGAGCCGACCGAGGCCGTCAGCATTCGCAACTACTCCGCCCGCGGCAGCTCCGGCTCCGGCGACCAGCTCCTCATCAACGGCATCGTCATCGGCGGCACCGAATCGAAGTCGCTCCTCATCCGTGCCGTCGGTCCGGGTCTCGCCCACTTCGGAGTCAGTGACCTCATGACCACGCCCGAGCTGGTGGTGCACACCGTCGACGGTGCCGTGCTCGCCCGCAATGCCGGTTGGGAGGAGTCCGACGCAGCTGGCATCACCACCGCCAGCGCCGCCACCGGCGCTTTCGCCCTCCGTGCCGGCGAACGCGACGCCGCCCTCGTGGTTGAACTGGCCCCGGGCGCCTACACCAGCCACGTCACCGCCAACGGTGGCAGCACCGGCAACGTGTTGCTCGAAACCTACGACCTCACGCCGGGCACCGGACGCCTGCTCAACCAATCCATCCGTGGCACCATCGGCACGGGCGACGCGACGCTCATGGGCGGTTTCGCCGTGCACGGTGCCACCTCCCGCCGCGTGCTCATCCGCTGCGCCGGCCCCGGACTGCTGCAATTTGGCGTCAACGCCCCGGCCGCCGATCCCGCCATCGTGGTTTACGACAGCCAGGGCAATGAGGTCGGTCGCAACGATAACTGGTCGGCCGGGGCCAACGCCACGTCCGTCGCCGAGGCCATCGCCGCCAGCGGTGCATTTACCTTCGCCGCCGGATCCAGCGACGCCGCCATCGTGCTCACCCTGCCGCCCGGCACTTATACTTATCACGCCAACGCCGCCAGCGGCACTCCGGGCGTCGCCATCATCGAGGCTTACCTGCTCGAGGACTGA
- a CDS encoding PEP-CTERM sorting domain-containing protein, translating into MTTPSILRRFSCLLAATAAISSVGAQTVYLNDTFENDTLGAAPATAAAARQTTIITGSGVIGTDQAARINDVGGDAAYLEYNVGDAPLGSLYISFDLQNLVPNPTGSATQPLIFGFSDWNTTTSYALNSNGTRGVGMWFYANGASGTLRLRDDSGSSILTTTYDMTALQSVEIFINDHGTNTLAYTRPDTSGVATLAANSAAFYVNGSLLGDSMGFTMGAGTTDGDATLGRFGFYSGGTNVSDFAIDNIYASSLSAVPEPSTYAAIFGAAALGLAAWRRRRHQAATTA; encoded by the coding sequence ATGACTACCCCCTCTATCCTTCGCCGTTTCAGTTGTCTTCTTGCTGCCACCGCCGCCATCAGCTCCGTCGGCGCCCAGACCGTATACCTCAACGACACATTCGAAAACGACACCTTGGGTGCAGCTCCCGCCACCGCGGCCGCCGCCCGCCAAACCACCATCATCACCGGCAGTGGCGTCATCGGCACCGACCAAGCCGCGCGCATCAATGACGTCGGCGGTGACGCGGCCTATCTGGAATACAACGTGGGAGACGCGCCACTCGGTTCACTCTACATTTCATTCGATCTGCAAAACCTGGTGCCCAACCCAACAGGTAGCGCTACCCAACCGTTGATCTTCGGTTTCAGCGATTGGAACACCACCACGTCCTACGCTCTCAACTCCAACGGAACCCGTGGCGTGGGCATGTGGTTTTACGCCAACGGGGCCAGCGGCACTTTGCGACTGCGCGACGACAGCGGTTCCTCGATTCTCACTACCACTTATGATATGACCGCTCTCCAGTCGGTTGAAATATTCATCAACGATCACGGAACCAATACCCTTGCCTACACACGCCCGGACACTTCCGGCGTGGCCACCCTCGCCGCTAACTCCGCCGCTTTCTACGTCAACGGCAGTCTCCTCGGCGACTCAATGGGATTTACCATGGGGGCGGGCACGACCGATGGTGATGCTACCCTCGGCCGCTTCGGTTTCTACTCCGGCGGGACCAACGTCTCCGATTTCGCTATCGACAACATCTACGCCAGCTCCCTCTCGGCGGTGCCCGAGCCCTCCACTTACGCGGCCATCTTTGGTGCCGCCGCCCTCGGTCTCGCCGCCTGGCGCCGTCGCCGCCACCAGGCCGCCACCACCGCCTGA
- a CDS encoding sialate O-acetylesterase: MTLSAGLSAPLAAAVKLPAMFGDHMVLQREQAVPVWGWAEPGEGVTVSFAGQRVNATAADDGTWRVELAAMAADASGQTLVVAGENRVELTGVLVGDVWLCSGQSNMYLSVSQADDAEAEIAAADFPEIRLFSVDRQVAEQPQSEVTGEWSVCSPATVGRFSAVGYFFGRQIHREVGVPVGLIHSSWGGTRAEAWTPWQDLLAHDDLRPIAERWEQEVANFPQIKAEWDRNYPQVYQEWKEEVKAARQAGRPTPSRPQLRTGPGTKYAASGLYNAMIAPWVGFGLKGVIWYQGEANAGRAEQYRTLFPVMIEAWRREWGRPELPFLWVQLPNLDRQPEPSRSGWAELRESQLMTLSLPMTGMAVTIDVGDPNDLHPTNKQAVGQRLALAAEHLVYGREAAGRLSPTPQDFAIVEGAVEVTMRAPGGLRVREGEETLRGFVVAGDDHRWVPAQAEIVGETTVRVWSPDVVAPVAVRYAWADNPDCNLQGAGGLPASPFRSDDWPEVTTGRR; encoded by the coding sequence GTGACGCTGTCGGCCGGCCTGAGCGCCCCGCTCGCCGCCGCGGTGAAACTGCCGGCAATGTTTGGCGATCACATGGTGTTGCAGCGCGAACAGGCGGTGCCGGTGTGGGGCTGGGCGGAACCCGGGGAGGGCGTGACGGTGAGCTTCGCGGGCCAAAGGGTGAATGCGACGGCCGCCGATGACGGCACCTGGCGGGTGGAACTGGCGGCGATGGCGGCGGACGCGTCGGGTCAGACCTTGGTCGTTGCCGGGGAAAACCGCGTGGAGCTCACCGGAGTGTTGGTCGGTGACGTTTGGCTCTGCAGTGGGCAGTCCAACATGTATTTGTCGGTGTCGCAGGCCGATGATGCGGAGGCCGAAATCGCAGCAGCGGATTTTCCGGAGATCCGGCTTTTCTCCGTCGATCGTCAGGTGGCGGAGCAACCGCAATCGGAGGTGACCGGAGAATGGTCGGTGTGCAGTCCGGCCACGGTGGGACGCTTCTCGGCAGTGGGATATTTTTTCGGGCGCCAGATTCATCGCGAGGTCGGCGTGCCCGTGGGGCTGATACACAGCTCCTGGGGAGGCACGCGGGCGGAGGCGTGGACCCCGTGGCAGGATCTCTTGGCTCACGATGATCTGCGACCGATCGCGGAGCGCTGGGAGCAAGAGGTGGCAAATTTTCCACAGATCAAAGCGGAATGGGACCGCAATTACCCGCAGGTGTATCAGGAGTGGAAGGAGGAGGTGAAAGCGGCTCGTCAGGCGGGGCGGCCGACGCCGTCACGTCCGCAACTGCGCACCGGCCCGGGCACCAAGTATGCGGCGTCCGGGCTCTACAACGCGATGATCGCGCCGTGGGTGGGTTTTGGGCTCAAAGGTGTGATCTGGTATCAGGGCGAAGCCAACGCCGGGCGCGCGGAGCAGTATCGCACGCTGTTCCCCGTCATGATCGAAGCGTGGCGGCGGGAGTGGGGGCGACCAGAGTTGCCGTTCCTGTGGGTGCAGTTGCCGAATCTGGACCGTCAGCCCGAGCCCTCGCGCAGCGGTTGGGCGGAGTTGCGGGAATCGCAGCTCATGACGTTGAGCCTGCCGATGACCGGCATGGCGGTGACGATCGACGTGGGGGATCCGAATGATCTGCATCCGACGAACAAGCAGGCGGTGGGGCAACGGCTGGCGCTGGCGGCCGAGCACCTGGTTTATGGGCGGGAAGCGGCGGGTCGGCTGAGTCCGACGCCGCAGGACTTTGCCATCGTGGAGGGCGCGGTGGAGGTGACCATGCGGGCCCCGGGGGGGCTGCGCGTGCGCGAGGGTGAGGAGACGCTGCGTGGCTTCGTGGTGGCGGGGGACGATCATCGCTGGGTGCCGGCACAGGCGGAGATCGTGGGTGAAACGACGGTGCGGGTGTGGAGTCCGGACGTCGTCGCGCCGGTGGCGGTGCGTTATGCTTGGGCGGACAATCCCGACTGTAACCTGCAGGGAGCCGGTGGTTTGCCCGCCTCGCCCTTCCGCTCGGACGACTGGCCGGAGGTCACGACGGGGCGGCGTTAA
- a CDS encoding anaerobic sulfatase maturase has protein sequence MIASRPFHVMTKPIGPICNLDCKYCFYLEKEALYTDAKWRMSPERLERYIQQYIAAQPTDHVSFAWQGGEPTLLGVDFFRRVVSLQREYAGGKTIENAFQTNATLLDDEWGAFLHENQFLVGVSIDGPRELHDRYRVDKQDRSTFDQVMRGIEVLKKHQVDFNTLTCLNRATAKKPLEVYRFLKSIGSHYLQFIPIIERQPGAQTREWGLELASPDERPGATDEDLPVNSWSVLPRDFGEFYMRIFDRWVRKDVGKTFVQLFDTALGKWVGAPGGICVHAETCGDALAIEHNGDLYSCDHFVYPQHKLGNIADTELAELVNSPRQRKFGTDKRDTLPQYCRDCEVRFVCNGGCPKSRFLTTPAGEPGLHYLCEGYRAFFNHIAPVMRVMADLYQRRQSPAAAMDLVQSKSIPGYKPLK, from the coding sequence ATGATCGCCTCCCGCCCGTTCCATGTGATGACCAAGCCCATCGGGCCGATCTGCAACCTGGACTGCAAATACTGCTTCTACCTCGAAAAGGAGGCCCTCTACACCGACGCCAAGTGGCGCATGTCGCCCGAGCGGCTCGAGCGCTACATCCAGCAATACATCGCCGCCCAGCCCACCGATCACGTGAGCTTCGCTTGGCAAGGCGGTGAACCCACCCTGCTCGGCGTCGACTTCTTCCGCCGCGTCGTGTCGTTGCAGCGTGAATACGCCGGCGGCAAGACGATCGAAAACGCCTTCCAAACCAACGCCACCCTGCTCGACGACGAATGGGGCGCCTTCCTGCACGAAAACCAGTTCCTCGTGGGCGTCTCCATCGACGGTCCGCGCGAGTTGCACGACCGCTATCGCGTCGACAAGCAGGACCGCTCCACCTTTGATCAGGTGATGCGTGGGATCGAGGTGCTCAAAAAGCATCAGGTCGATTTCAACACCCTCACCTGCCTCAACCGCGCCACCGCCAAGAAGCCGCTCGAGGTCTACCGTTTCCTCAAAAGCATCGGCAGCCACTACCTGCAGTTCATCCCCATCATCGAACGCCAACCCGGCGCCCAGACCCGGGAGTGGGGCCTCGAACTTGCCAGCCCCGACGAACGCCCCGGCGCCACCGATGAGGACCTGCCCGTGAACAGCTGGAGCGTGCTGCCGCGCGACTTTGGCGAGTTCTACATGCGCATCTTCGACCGCTGGGTGCGCAAAGATGTTGGCAAAACCTTCGTGCAGCTCTTCGACACCGCGCTCGGCAAATGGGTCGGCGCGCCCGGCGGCATCTGCGTCCACGCCGAAACCTGCGGCGACGCTCTGGCCATCGAGCACAACGGCGACCTCTACAGCTGCGACCACTTCGTCTACCCGCAGCACAAACTCGGCAACATCGCCGACACCGAGCTGGCCGAACTCGTCAACAGTCCGCGTCAGCGCAAATTCGGCACCGACAAACGCGACACCCTGCCGCAATACTGTCGCGACTGTGAAGTGCGCTTCGTCTGCAACGGCGGCTGCCCCAAGTCGCGTTTCCTCACCACCCCCGCCGGCGAACCAGGCCTGCATTACCTCTGCGAAGGTTACCGCGCCTTCTTTAATCACATCGCCCCAGTGATGCGTGTCATGGCCGACCTCTACCAGCGTCGCCAATCCCCCGCCGCCGCGATGGACCTCGTGCAATCCAAGTCCATCCCCGGCTACAAGCCGCTGAAGTAA